In the genome of Actinobacillus lignieresii, the window GGCAGGTGCAACCGGTTTAGGGATGAAAACCCTCGCGAATCTGCTTTTATCTCGATAAACGTTTTGTAAAATTTCCAAAAAATTTAACCGCTTGTTCCGCTAAAGTTCGCGTAAAACAAGCGGTTTTATTTTGCTTTGTGTATAATATTGCGAATTGACTTCTATTTTGCCATTTAGGAACAAATATGAATTACTTAGCGAGTGCAAACGAAACTCTCAGCCTTTACGCCCAAGCAATTAGCCAGCTTAATCAACGTTTAGACGGCGCATTTAATCAAGCGGTCGAAATGGTTTTGAACTGTGAAGGACGCGTCGTGGTTGCGGGTATCGGTAAATCCGGTTTAGTCGGACAAAAAATGGTCGCGACGTTTGCTTCAACCGGCACACCGAGTTTTTATTTACATCCGACCGAAGCCTTCCACGGCGATTTAGGGATGTTAAAACCGATTGATGTGGTGATTCTTATTTCCAACAGCGGAGAAACCAATGATGTAATTAAATTATTACCCAGCCTAAAAAGTTTCGGTAATAAAATTATTGCGATGACCGGCAATCCGAATTCAACTCTTGCTCAACACGCCAATTTAATTCTCAATATCGGTGTTGAGCGAGAAGCCTGCCCGAATAATCTTGCCCCTACTACATCGACACTAGTAACCATGGCGCTCGGCGATGCGTTGGCGATTGCATTAATCAACGCACGTGACTTCAAAGCGGAAGACTTCGCTCGCTTCCACCCGGGCGGTAGCTTAGGACGTAAATTGCTCAATCGCGTGAAAGACGTGATGCAAACTAAGTTGCCGATCGCCCAACCGAATGCGGATTTCAGTACGATTCTAAGTGTGATGAATGAAGGCAGAATGGGCGTGGCATTAATTATGCAAGGCGAACAATTACAAGGCATTATCACTGACGGCGATATTCGTCGTACGTTAGCGCAATTCGGTACGGACAGTTTAGCGAAAACCGCCGAACAAATTATG includes:
- a CDS encoding KpsF/GutQ family sugar-phosphate isomerase, with product MNYLASANETLSLYAQAISQLNQRLDGAFNQAVEMVLNCEGRVVVAGIGKSGLVGQKMVATFASTGTPSFYLHPTEAFHGDLGMLKPIDVVILISNSGETNDVIKLLPSLKSFGNKIIAMTGNPNSTLAQHANLILNIGVEREACPNNLAPTTSTLVTMALGDALAIALINARDFKAEDFARFHPGGSLGRKLLNRVKDVMQTKLPIAQPNADFSTILSVMNEGRMGVALIMQGEQLQGIITDGDIRRTLAQFGTDSLAKTAEQIMSKHPKTVSDNTYLAKAEEMMKELHIHSLIALNDEGKVSGIMEFSS